The Longimicrobiales bacterium genome has a segment encoding these proteins:
- the rplQ gene encoding 50S ribosomal protein L17: protein MHHRKKGRKFNRTAEHRKMMMRNLATSLFLHGRVETTTAKAKELRQFAEPLITRAKRGDLHARRLVGRYIQDDNAMAKLFGEIGPRYIERPGGYTRVRHLGHRAGDAADVAIIELVD from the coding sequence ATGCATCATCGCAAGAAGGGTCGCAAGTTCAACCGGACCGCCGAGCATCGCAAGATGATGATGCGCAACCTGGCGACATCGCTGTTCCTGCACGGCCGGGTCGAGACGACCACGGCGAAGGCGAAGGAGCTGCGGCAGTTTGCCGAGCCACTGATCACACGCGCGAAGCGGGGCGACCTGCACGCGCGTCGTCTGGTCGGCCGCTACATCCAGGATGACAACGCGATGGCGAAGCTGTTCGGCGAGATCGGTCCGCGATACATTGAGCGGCCGGGCGGCTACACGCGGGTTCGTCACCTGGGCCATCGCGCCGGTGACGCTGCGGACGTCGCAATCATCGAACTCGTCGACTAG